The Leptospira selangorensis genome segment GAACTCCCTCTCCACAAAGTGGAAATTCTTCATTTCCTTTCGGATGAATAAAAGTAACGTCATGACCACCTGCACCTTTGCGGATCCCACCAGGAGTAAAACGAACTCCTTGTGCGCTCAACCATTCTACTGCTTTGTGAATATCATCCACCCAAAGCCCGATATGATTTAGTTTAGGATCATTCACCTTGGGACTTTTGTTTGGATCCACAGGTTCCATGATATCCACTTCTACAGCGTAGGGTCCTTTGCCCATCTGTAGGATATCCTCATCTACGTTCTCTTTTTCACTTCTAAAAGAACCGATGTTTTGCAATCCGAGAGTATCCACCCAAAATTTTTTGAGTTTATCCTTACTATCTCCGCCGACTGCGATCTGCTGCACTCCCAGAATTTTAAACGGTCTCATAATGCCCTATCTTTCGTTTTTTTCCAAATTCTTGCCCTCTTAGAAAAGAGCAAGGATTTGTCCGACCAGATTAACGAGATTCCTGGGAGAAGGTCGTCTCTAA includes the following:
- a CDS encoding VOC family protein gives rise to the protein MRPFKILGVQQIAVGGDSKDKLKKFWVDTLGLQNIGSFRSEKENVDEDILQMGKGPYAVEVDIMEPVDPNKSPKVNDPKLNHIGLWVDDIHKAVEWLSAQGVRFTPGGIRKGAGGHDVTFIHPKGNEEFPLCGEGVLVELVQAPKEVIEALG